In Chanos chanos chromosome 14, fChaCha1.1, whole genome shotgun sequence, the sequence GGTTGGAGAACTCATATACATCACTTTGTTTCTTCTGCTTTATCTGCAGATTATCAGGGAGCATGAGCGAGCTGTGATTTTTAGGTTAGGGCACTTGTTACAGAGAAAGCCCAGAGGACCAGGTATAAAAAATACGTCTAGCCAGTCTTTTGTATGCCGATATTTTTCTAAGCAAGCAATACTAAATGTATGATTAATTATGACATCATTTATAGATTATTATTTTAGAGGTTTTTATTTAATCCAattgttatattttaattttaattttaattcaaTGCAGGTCTTCTTTTTTACCTCCCATTCTTGGATGTTTGCCATAAAGTAGACATCCGTCTGAAAACGCTACAAGTCCCCTCACACACGGTAATTCCTTTCACTGGAAATCGAAAACGCAGCGCTTATCAAATATTAACGGAATAATTCCAAACGGAATCATTCCAGGCTGAAAAACCATAACTCTTTTACTCTTATGATGTGTTCAGGTGGTGACAAAAGATCTGGTCTGCACAGAAGTTAGTGCGGTCTGTTACTACCGCATTGAGAACGTGTCCCTGTGCTACAGCTCATTGGCTAGAGTTCCTGCCGTGCTCCAGGCTTTGGTCCAGGTCTCAGTCAGGGAGGTCCTTGCCCATCATACCTTCACCCAGATACTGCTGGACAGAAGGAAAATTGCGCAGGAGATCCAGGTGTGCCGAGCGTCATATGAGCAGTAACTTGGCATCTTATGTGGGCTTCCATGAGTCATTATCTTCTGAATGAACAAATCAACGTATTTTTGTCTTGTTCCATTCAGGTCGCTCTAGATTCCATTGCATGTAAATGGGGAATTAAGGTGGAGAGGACAGAAATGTGAGTAATAATCATTTACAAAGAGAGGTTAGCATGTGCCCATAGCCTGCTACAGTTAAAAAAATCCTGGCTtccatttcactttattttctcCTAAAATAAGTACTTTCAAATCTGTATTGTGAAGACATGATAATTAGTTGACGATGTGATTAGGGAGTGCAAGAGCTTGAATAGAACGAACCAAAATCTCTGGAGTTTACCTTGTAACGGACTGGACAACACAGTGTTCAGTCTGCGAGTTGCTTATTTGCTCAGGTAACTATTGTAATTTCAGAGAAGACATCCATCTTCCCCCTGAACTGCAACATAACTTCGCAATTGAAGCTGAAGCCAAGAGACAGGCCCAAATCAAAGTAAAGAGCCTCTACTAAATCTTACTGGCCTGATAAAGTTACATATTCTCCATTATCCTAAGCATGGCTGATGAAAGTCCGTGGTACTAGCTTTTAGGTGGTGTGTTGTAGGTGATTGCAGCAGAAGGAGAGAAGGCAGCCTGTGAGGCCCTGAGGGCTTCCTTGGACACTCTCTCTGGATCTCCGATGGCTGTTCAGTTGCGTCTCCTTCAGCTCCTGCACAGTCTACATTCTGAAAAGCCAGCTGTGGTTGTTACGTTACCCTGTGACCTCCTCCAGCAAGCTGCTGACCTGTCAGCCATTACTACTACAGTCAATCAAAACCTCACCACAGGTGACATCACAAAAGAGGCTGATAAAGATTCACCAATGATGTAAAGGGGGAATACTATATTTAGTGGTGGGAAAATTAAAGTGTATGTATCTAGctgtttttttaacactgcTATTAAATTACTCAGTTTTGATAGGTAAAGTAAGGGTTTGATTAATTCTTTAAAGTCTTTCAACTGTCAGTTTACATCTGTTCCCccctttagtattaagattctTATCATCATGAGCCAGGTTTAACCCCCTGTAAACACAGTTTacagaaaatgcacaaaatgcTTAATTCACAAACATGTTGTATACTGTCAAATACAATGATTTAAGAAGAATACACAAAgatttaaatctgtttttattatttttccatgTATAAAATCACGTTCTCAGGTGAGTGATGGTGAGTGTGCTTTTCAGTTCAGCGTTTCTTGGTGGACTTGACTGATTTAGCACTGGGCCCAGACTTCTGGTTCACCACTTTGGGTTCAGGAGTGACTGCTTTCTTAGGGCTTCCTGTCTCAGCCATCTTGTTTCCTAAAACACCATAAGACACATCTTTAACTAAGCGTGTTCAACCACTGGTGAGATCTTGATCTTGGTTTCGTAACAGTCTAGTTCACCTTTGGTTTCCAGACTAAGCTTGCTCTGTAGCTGCCTCTCCATGTCTTGGATCTTCACCAGTGCCGCCTGCAGGGACTCCTCCGCCTGGAGAGCTCGTTTCTCTGCACTCTGGGCACGGGCCTCCGAGTCACTggttccacaaacacacacagacatgtatgaGTTTTGGCTATACATACACCCAGACAACTGACAGACATGTTCAACTGAACCATTGTAACACCGTGATTTACTCACAGCAGCTTCTGCTGAAGGACACTCATTGTGGTCAGAGTATCGAAGGCCTTCTGTGCATTAGCGGTTTGAGGGCAAATCACCTGTTCACTGGTCTGCAAGACAAGAGACAAATGGAGTTATTTGATTCTGAGGTTCTTAATGGATCTTCAGAGCAACATATAATCAGGCAAATGACACGTCCCAACTCCTACCCCATTCAGCTGGACTGTATCTTGGCCCAAGGTCTGCTCCACAATGTACCCGTCGTGACCTATTAACTTCATGATTGGGTTTCCCTGGCTGTCATTTTCCTCCACGGCATCTGCActctgctgctcctcctgaACAGAACTGCTctcagtctgacacacacacgtatacacacatgtacatgaaCACATGTACAATGAATTGGCATTTATTGACTGTGAGGATAACTGTTGTTCACAAatgctattttttctttttttttttccaatctgtTGTGGTGATGAGGGAGTAGGTAAGAAATGTTAGTTTCGCAAGGTTTTTCTCCAGCTAAGCAGAGCAAGGGGGCTATTGGTGAATATAAATGATAGAAACTGAGTAACTGTTTAATATTGGAGTGTACGAGACACCTGTGACTAACCACGCTCATGGGCTCCTctgctttgttcttttcttgttcttcctcttcctctgcctcagtggctggttctgtgtgtgcatctacctaaaaaacaatatttacttagcacaaaatgcaaacactCGCATCAAAACAGTTTCATATACAGTAAACCTTTGGGTTACAGAGAAACTGCCCCTCACCAAGGACTCCACGCTAGTGGCTGCTGAGGGAATGTCAGGTACAGACAAAGGCGTCGTTTCCTCCGACAGGTGCAGATCCACGGGGCCTCCCGTCAAATCAGACAGGAGGATACGACAGGCGTTCGCCCACTCACCGTACTCCTTCTAAtgacatcaacacacacacagacatattcaatACCACAACATGCAATGAGAAAACACCTTTTATGGTCACTGAAGTGCCCTCTAGTGTATTCAAGCAGTAATACAAAAACCTGAGACCTAATTAGAGTTAGAGTCATGCCCATTCTGGATGACTGAAATGGAATGAGTTCACTCTGCCTACTAGGACACTAAATTAGACTATATGAGCACCTGAAATGTTTGAGTCACTCAACAAAGACATGGGGTACCTGAAGTTTATTGAGCTCATGAAGCTCATTGTCTGTCTCATCCTGAGTCTTGTTTCTGTGGACCTCTTCTTCCACAATTGCCAGGCAAGAGCTGCATGACAGATATTTTATATACCTTTCATAAGTAAAAAATACATTAGAGGATTTCTCTGAGGTAAGCttatgttctttcttttgtgtgccAAAAACATTCTCCATTTTGATTGCTCTGAGAGATTAAAATCCACGAGATCTACCATGTaatgtattttgaaatgtagtcaAATTTCTGGGCAAGGTTCCTGGCatctttctccagcttctcAACAGATGACTCTATGACAGCACTGGATTCAAGGCCCAAGAGAGATGGCGTCTCTTGATCATTGCAGTGGTCCGGCACCATTTGAAGAAGCAGGTCCACCATCCAGCGAATCAGCTGATTATGGATGGTATTTACCTGCCATTATAGACCACCGAGAATAAGATGGTATTCCACATGAGGCAGATCAGAACATACCTGAAGTGGTACTGCAAACTGGTTAATGCTATACCTCTTCACAGAGTCTCAGGTTTTCGCAGTCAAAGAAATTAGTTTGCGACCAGATGAAGTGGCGTAGCGTGCTGAGGATGTCGCTGATTTCAATCCTGCAATAATTGAGATGCAGAAAGGTCATCAGTAAACAAAGGTTTTACtgaaacatcattaaaaagGTAGGCACATTTATAGTTACTCCCTAACTTAATATGGGGTTTCTGCTtgattctctcgctctctggcTGTGTACTATCCACTTGTTGCAAGGCTTCCTCAGAGAGCTTCAGCCAGCTGTCCAGTGCCTTCTCCAGCTTCAGCCAGTCTTGCACACTCAGGGCCTGCTCCTTGACGACCCAGAGCTCCATATCCCCAACCAGAAACATCAGCTGCTTATGAATGCCTGACATAACAGTACAATAGAGAGTGTTCTGTCAGAAGCTTGGGGCTACATTGGCAAAATTACTCTTAAAAACATGGTATGAAGTTCTTCAATTTACTCTACATTCTCACCACTTTCTCCATTGATGCGCGTCTCCAGTTGCTTGTGGAGCTCCATGATGGCCTTGCTCAGTTCTCTCATGGCTTCCTGGCCTTTAGGGGGCTCTCTGTCTGGTCCTGGGTGTCTCCCAAAAAGTTCCAGGCCTACCTCCACCCAGGCCTTCTGCAGGTTTGTCATTGTGTTGAGTGTCTCCTGTCCAGACAGGAGATCCTCCCCTCCATAACGTTCACATAGCTTGGTCAACTCCTACAGAGGGAGAGTAACATAAATATTATCGATAATTATTTCTAACTAACAAGGTGATTGAGAAATTCAAAGTATAGAAAGATATCTACATTTGATGCTGCTCTAATATCTTATATCTCCTTATAGTGGTTTTCAGGATGGATATCAAAGCTGTTAACTAATTGAACTAATAAATATATTTGGGGTTTCATGAGATAGTATTAACTTCTTCAGATCAGTGCAACAGGTACACAAAACTTCTAAACCACTTCTAAATCTTGTATAGGAGATTTCATGAGTTAAGAAACTAAACGTGAACTGAACGTCCTCACCGCTGACCACTGCTTCAAGTCAGCAAATAATTCCTCCTCTGAGACTTGCTCAATATTAACATCTGGGATCCTAAAGACAAATAAAgaatagaaataaaataaataaaataatcacccaaaaagaaagagcaaaaacagaaTAACTGACAATTGACATCACTGTCTCACTTACTTGACGTTTGTTTGACAGAATTTCTGCCATTTGACAATGCCCTCCTGGATAGACCTGATGCCCTCACACTGTTTAGCTTCAGCTATTGTGATGTTCTCAATGAAGCCAGTCAGCTGCTCTTTCCATTGGTCTGTCAAATGTGTGACACGGATCATATCCTCCGAGTCCTGAAGAGCACAGTTTTATTTGTCAGCtaaaacacatcagacaacaTGCTGGACGTACAGGGAGTATCTGCTTACTATGGCGCTGAGAAATGCAGTGAAGTGCTCTGCTGTCTTGGTCCATGTCTGCTCGCTGACATGAAGCTTGTTGACGAGCTGCAGGTTATTTAATTTGATCACCTGGAAGCGATGCACACCAGAGActcaaaaccaacacacagttaaaatttaacatttaaaccaCATATTCACTTCAGGTGGAGAGACTCACAGTATTATTAAATGGCGTTGCTTACTGAATGTGTaacaggaggaggagtgagaaCTACGAAAACCTATTGTGAACTGGAAACAAACTGGTCGAGGAGCCCAAACAGTGAACAGAGCAAAATTTGTGTGGGGGTAACAGATATCAAACCTTGAGTGCAAGGCTGTAGGTGACTCTACTCCACAgatctctctcttcagtcactCTGGCCACCTGCCCCTCCAGCCTCCGACGCTGCATCGCATACAGATCGTGATACTCCTTCACCATACTGTAGAGGAGGTGGAGTTACGTACtgttcatttgcaaaaaaaaacccctgaataTTAATTTCCGTGTAGCGGTTCACTTACTCTGCGTTCTTCTGAGATTGCTCCAGTGCCTTGGCCAACTCTTCTTTTGCCTTCTCAGCCTGGTTGGACACACACTCGTCGTGATCTCTCAGCTGAATCAGCTCTCTGACGCGCATGTCAATAAACACAGTggcaacacacagcacagtatGCAAAGAGATTTATTAGCATTCATGTGACCTCAACTTATAGATACAATACATAGCGCTCAAATGCATGTATAGAGTGGGATCACAACATTGGGCTTACTGGTTGAGCTGTTCTATGGAGCTCTTGAAACAGATGACTTCCTCAGTGAGCCGGCGATCCAAGGCCCTCTGGGCAAGCATCTCTGTATGCAGGCCCTTTAGCTGCTGAGGGATACGGGCCAGTAATGCCACATACCTCTGTCTGTAGCACAGGAGACGACAATGTTACCAGCAAGATGCTACTATGTATCAGCAAAAATAGAGCAAAATAACCTGAACTTTGTCAAATGTGGATGTATCTTGCTGATATAAAAAAAAGCCCATATGTCTGAGGTACTCTCATGCTAATGACAACGTAGCAAGCAAAAGCAGTCGGGTAATTTACTGACATGAAAGAGCTTCTAATAATACTTTCATGTATTTTACACTGGATGACACAGTATGTTTGCCCAGGTCATTGCAACCATCACCATCAGACTTCACAAGAAAATCAGGGAGGCAGCAGTGAATGTTTCAAAATTCACACAGACCTGAGCTTGGCCAGcagctgtcctctctctgtacactCCACACTAACCTGCCGAACCAGTTCATGGAACACAACGTTATAAATATTTTGTTCTGCCTGCACCAGCTCCAGGAGATTTTTCatctggagagagtgagagagagagagagagagagagagagagagagaaacatcttaAAACGTTCTAACAGTGACCATGAAATTGGGTAAATGAAAAAAACGGGAATAAAAAATTCATAGTGAACCTGTGAGAGTTCTGTGAGTTCTGTAAACTCTTGATTGACACCTGCTTTGTCCAGCATCTCATCCATCACCCTCATTAGCTGCACTGCTTCCAGTCGCCCACTGGGCCTCCTGCCAGTCACACATCACTCCATCACTATTTCATTACCTCTGTATCGCTGTAGCTGCCATGTCAGTGAAAAGCATCGATCAAATGTGTGTCTCACGTGATTCACAATGCTTTTTCTGCAGCGGTAACGCTCgtactgtgtctttttcttacTCACAATGAAGGAAAGACCCGTAGTTTCTTGTCCTCATCTTCTAGCAGAACTGTGAATTTACTGAAATTATAGAAAGAACaaataagaagaagaattatgatgattataatattattattgctgttgctgttatcgttattattgttgttgttgtttttgttgttatttcatTAATCAGTCTAAGGGCTAGTTCACAGTTGCTTACTCTTCGTAACACTGCAGGGCTCtcactcctctgtttttcacaatGTGATATTCCTCAGGGATCAAAGTCTCCATGGTACTCATATCCTacatggaattaaaaaaaaaaacaaagctctcaACCTATTCAACCTATAAACAACGTACTcaattaaaaatggaaaaggcTCTCATATGGGTGTATGCCTGCCTTTGGCGTGCCCTGTGACTGTGCGCTGTTTCTGTCAATCACAGATGGTAAAGGGATATGCTCCCTCTGGGAGACCATGgcatcacagagaaaagagatatccctggtacaaacacacacacacacacacacacacacacacacacacacatacacaaacatatatgtatgttaGCCACTCACCTCCCCCTGTAATAAACACGTAAatttgtggggggaaaaaagcacagTTATGTAACATTAACTTCCTAAATCTGTATCTGAACATAAGATGATACATAGTACAAGACTTAGATTCTCATTGTCAAAACCTGCCAGCTCCTTTCAGTGAAGTTGGTTGGTCAAGAAGGTACTGGTATTTCTTACGGACAGCAGCATGGTGCCATGCACTGTCTTTGCAATGGACTCCACAGACCTGAGGTTAGAACCCAAGAAGAATCATTagagtgtttaaaaaaaggttattttaaacaatatttgaCGAATTAGATTACTTTTGTAAATTGTATGGAAGGGGACTAACCTTAAAGTCTTTGGGGGTTTTGGAATTCTTGAGTGGCCCAAGTTTGTCAGGAGCATACACCGTGGAAGTTAGATTACTGAGAATTTCATCAGGGATGAAGTCATTCTGAAGCGACACAATGTGCATACTGGTTCCGTCCGTCACTGGCAGTTTCTCCTTCAACTCAGGGAGTGCTGCAATTACATGACATTCAAATCGCAGCAACAATTTCTCAACACGCGCAAGACCATATATAAAAGCAGCTCACTCGGCTATGTCGACTGAACAAGCAAAACTGTGTATTTACTTGTTTTTTCTgtaaacaacacaaagaaaaagaaggaaaataacTCACCGTTATCGCCCTCTAAAGGTGACACGACAGAGTTGTTCAGCTTCTTCATTCTCCGGCCGTCAGTCTTTGGCACCGCTGGAAGTGATGGACACGGTTTTACAGCCGTTGTCATCTCTGGATAGTTAAAGTCGCTGAAAGCAACGCATAGTTATACCCAAGTTAAAAACTGGCAGGTCCCGAACATGACTAACATACATGGCTGTGTAAGATTTTTTTGCATTATGTCAAAATCCACTGGTAGAATTTAACAAATGGCTGTCTTCTCAACGGTATGACCATTACCCTGCGGTGGTGTGACCCCAGTATTTGATCCAGCACCGAATCTGTTGTGACCATTTCCCCAAATATACCCTAAGTTATCGAGGAATTCACATATTGTATATACATtgtaaaaattatttgttgCGTGTctcaacatttaaaagatgacGCAGGCTATACTTTAACCTGATACTGCCActtgaacaacaaaaaaaagttgacacTTTCTGGTTCTAGT encodes:
- the nphs2 gene encoding podocin, whose protein sequence is MEGRPEKVSSHRPPRPGKTTKREPSPVPKERSQKISKSVRLQEPQMKKDKETTDDMLEEGKEIKLRPPEMSCSTVVNVDSVREKSKEENEEALGLLETGWREEGMKPRSLGACELLLVVVAVATVIFFLPVSIWFCIKIIREHERAVIFRLGHLLQRKPRGPGLLFYLPFLDVCHKVDIRLKTLQVPSHTVVTKDLVCTEVSAVCYYRIENVSLCYSSLARVPAVLQALVQVSVREVLAHHTFTQILLDRRKIAQEIQVALDSIACKWGIKVERTEIEDIHLPPELQHNFAIEAEAKRQAQIKVIAAEGEKAACEALRASLDTLSGSPMAVQLRLLQLLHSLHSEKPAVVVTLPCDLLQQAADLSAITTTVNQNLTTGDITKEADKDSPMM
- the axdnd1 gene encoding axonemal dynein light chain domain-containing protein 1 gives rise to the protein MTTAVKPCPSLPAVPKTDGRRMKKLNNSVVSPLEGDNALPELKEKLPVTDGTSMHIVSLQNDFIPDEILSNLTSTVYAPDKLGPLKNSKTPKDFKVCGVHCKDSAWHHAAVRKKYQYLLDQPTSLKGAGRDISFLCDAMVSQREHIPLPSVIDRNSAQSQGTPKDMSTMETLIPEEYHIVKNRGVRALQCYEDKFTVLLEDEDKKLRVFPSLRPSGRLEAVQLMRVMDEMLDKAGVNQEFTELTELSQMKNLLELVQAEQNIYNVVFHELVRQVSVECTERGQLLAKLRQRYVALLARIPQQLKGLHTEMLAQRALDRRLTEEVICFKSSIEQLNQELIQLRDHDECVSNQAEKAKEELAKALEQSQKNADMVKEYHDLYAMQRRRLEGQVARVTEERDLWSRVTYSLALKVIKLNNLQLVNKLHVSEQTWTKTAEHFTAFLSAIDSEDMIRVTHLTDQWKEQLTGFIENITIAEAKQCEGIRSIQEGIVKWQKFCQTNVKIPDVNIEQVSEEELFADLKQWSAELTKLCERYGGEDLLSGQETLNTMTNLQKAWVEVGLELFGRHPGPDREPPKGQEAMRELSKAIMELHKQLETRINGESGIHKQLMFLVGDMELWVVKEQALSVQDWLKLEKALDSWLKLSEEALQQVDSTQPESERIKQKPHIKIEISDILSTLRHFIWSQTNFFDCENLRLCEEVNTIHNQLIRWMVDLLLQMVPDHCNDQETPSLLGLESSAVIESSVEKLEKDARNLAQKFDYISKYITCSCLAIVEEEVHRNKTQDETDNELHELNKLQKEYGEWANACRILLSDLTGGPVDLHLSEETTPLSVPDIPSAATSVESLTESSSVQEEQQSADAVEENDSQGNPIMKLIGHDGYIVEQTLGQDTVQLNGTSEQVICPQTANAQKAFDTLTTMSVLQQKLLDSEARAQSAEKRALQAEESLQAALVKIQDMERQLQSKLSLETKGELD